The genomic region CCTATGGCAATCAGCGACATTCCCACACTTTGACCGTTTGATCTACACTTCCTGTCACCACGTAAGGAGAAGTCTTGTGGAAATCTGTGGAAGAAAGGATGAACATTGCATTGACCGACTAGTCTAATGGGACCAAATTTCACCATTTCCAGGCAGACATCTGCTTGGCTTACCCAGAGAGGTAACAAAGTGTTCATGGGCACTCAGGGTCTTCATGCAGCGCTTGTTCTTATAGTCCCAGATACGCAGGGTCTTGTCATCAGCACAGCTCACTACAAATCTCCCACCAGGATGGAAGAGCACACCACGCACCCAGTTATCATGACCGAcctgagaagagagagaagtacaagatgaaataatggaaaaaatgcCCAGAATTTGAAATACGATTCAGTAGATCTAGtacattagaaaataaattcagtgtgcatttaaaataagcaGTTTACAAATACTTCAccaatcaatcaaataaaacacagtaataaAGTCTGATATATACAAACAGTATACCATTCCAGAGCACAATTTCTATATGCATGAAAAACCATGAATACATTTCCCCAAAATGTGAATTATAACTCATTATGTAACCGGACTGTGAATGACTCTTTACATAAAattggataaaaacaaaaaaaacaacaaaaacacttttcagaAATTGTAAACTCAGCATTCAGCATAATGACCGTGTCAAAATATAACAtactaatgtttaaaaatgttgaccattatataaataaacggTTGCCTATTTCCCCCACAAATAAGAAAAGGCAAGTCTTAAAAAagtttcaattattttaataaaaaagtatccAAATTATGACAAACTGAATGAGTTTAGCTGAAAATAGCAGCCAATTAGtacaaagtcaaaattatgagaaaaaagtcATTCCAACTTCCTAGATGTTACTTAATGTCTCAACGTCTCATATTTCCCATGCAGACTTTGCAGCGGGTTCAAGCTGAAAGTTGCTTGGTTTGAAAGGGACTATTTTGTGCTTTATACATGGTCTATTATCAAAAGTGTAACAATGCATATATTTGCCTGCGAAATCTCACAAATGTCATAATCtctatttcatatatttactgataactaacattaaatattgatcTGTCACAATATCACTGAATTACAACTTCTTATCTCAATCtcagttaaaaaatgttttccattatGTGGATGACATGGGCTTCTGTAGTGCATAAATATTAAAGGTGACATATTATGACcctttttacattgtaatataaGTCTAGGGGTCCCCAGAGCTTTAAAGATTCAGCTCAAAATACCCCAcagatcattttgaaaatgccttaTTTAGTAGTGATGGGTTTTCTGAGTGCACTCATCCAAAGCACACAGACAGCGGCTTTGAAAGCATGCGAGTACtgttctcattcacacacacaagttaTAGAGGACATAAAAATCAGCTgggaaataaattgcatgtttatattacatCTGTGTAGCTGCAATATATatgttacagtaaataaatcgataaatgcactttattttgtatctgGGGCTGTGATCGTCTGTGCAGCTAAAGACAAAACAGTTAGCAACTTTCACCATGGCATTAGAACTGCTACACCGTTATGGCTTGTGAAATCAAAAATGTACAGAGTAAATGTACAGATTAAGGGGCGTTAAAGTTATAATGAGATCCCTTTGCAACGTCACTAGAGGAGCAAGATCAGacatgctcatttttaaaaggcTCGCAGAAAAAGCCTTACTAAAACTAAAGTTACTgggttaatcttttttttcacgCTTTCTTTGCTGGTACATGCAATATTAATTTTCATGATACGTCACACAGGCAGTATAgctatagatatagatatatttaatcAAGCTGCCTGAACGATAGCTTAACTCACCAGTGTCATAAGGCACATGCCAGTACTTATGTCCCACATTTTAATGGTCTTGTCTCTGGATCCGGAGAGCAGGAACGGCCCAGGCTTTCCACTTTTCTTGTTCTGGAAGAAGAGTAAACATGATAAATTATTGATGAAAGACATTATGACAAGGTGATGCAGAAAAAGGCAAATGAGGTAAAGTGCGCATTAACCAACACAATGTACCTCAGAACCTGTAGCCTCCGATATGGTGGGGTGTGCGCTCTCAGGGGCCCAGGAAATGCACTCCACCACATGCTCGTGCTCCCGCAGCTCCGCCTTGCACTCCTTGGTGGCCACCACCCACACGCGCACCGTCTGGTCATTAGAGCAGCTGGCCAATAGCGTGCCGTCCTGATTGGGCCGGACCATACGCACCCACTCCCTGTGACCCGTGAATGTCTTCACGCAGTATCTGTGACAAGACAATAGAGAAGCATGATACATTGACATGCATATCCTTCTAAAATGCTTTgaattgttttgcaaaaaaataaatagaaaaattatgtaattatgttgAGGCAATAACATTGCAAAAACTGCAAGACATTCAAACGCGTGTAACTCACTGAAATCCTTCAATACAATATTTAGATCACAATTTCCCACACAATGCACTTCAGTATTACTCACCCAGTGGCCACCTCCCACATTTTCATGGTCTTATCCCTGGAAGCAGACACTATGTGATCACCGTTGGGCATGATGGCAACTGACGACACATTGTGATCATGTCCTGAGGATGTGAGAAATATGAATAAGATAAAATGTGCATAGAGAAGCTTAGTTACAGTTAGACTCAAGCTACTGGACTTTCGATTAGAAGCATAACCATCCATTAAACCCCACaaatcttcatttaaaatatctattgATTGATGTAAAAGGACAGGACTTGTGGCATATGATTAAAAGAGGCACGTTTGTTATTTGAGAGAGAGATTAAAGCTGTCAGCCTGGTTAATCCTGCCCCCAAACAAACCTTTACCCCTCCCCCTGGACCAACAGGTCCTGACTGAGTCTCAGCATCCAGAGAGAGGATTCTCCAGCACACTAATGAGGATCCCAGTAAGCTTTAAGCCTATATTGGAGGTGGCTGTCAAAGGCCATTTAAGGAAGTTCTTCCAGCTGTAGATTTGAATAATGGTAATCATGTGGTAGTAAACACAGGAAATATGTACCGTGCATGGTCCTGATGCACTCAAAGCCCTGGAAGTCCCAGAGTTTGATGGTCATGTCTGCGGAGCAAGAAGCCAGCAGCTTTCCAGTCTGATCAAAGGAGATGTCCTGCACTGAGTCAGTGTGACCCTTCAGGGTACGCTCAAAATCCCCAGCCTCGTAGTCCCAAACCTGCAAAACAATGCAACAGAACATACTTACACCCttgtttctaaataataataataataataataataataataataataatgtttcacactttcaaaaacatctgaGTGCTCTGGGTACTTCTAAAACATAGGGGCTTTCACGCAGTGTAGTTCTAAGAACTAGCCATCTGGGTCATTCGTAGagaaccaatttttttttaacttgggTCATTTTCCTGGTTGTATTCACACTGGCAGCAGGAACTCTTTTTTTGTGGTATTTACAAATGTCAATAACTAGAATGGAATTTAAACACACAGTATACACGACTGAAAAGACAACTTCAGTGTTATCAtcgtggataaaaaaaaaaaaaaaaaaaaaaaagaaaacaaagctgcagacaACAGGTAAATGCCATTGCCAATGTTTGGAGAAAATCATTTTACTTTGCTTTTTGGGTAGATGGAGCACGCTTGCCCTGTGTTTGGCCGCACACGCACTAAccataatgataatataattcatatcaTATTATACAGAATAAATTCTAAACTATATAGTAGTATAAAAATTGTTCAATAACTGATACGATCTAATAACATATACATGATTgtaatcttatatatatatatatatatatatataaacatatataataaacacgATGCTCATTATTATTGTGCCATAGTTagaacatcttaaaatatatattaaaatatttttcatttacccAAGCCAAAATTTCCCCAATACACCAAAGACTTCTAGAGTTGCACAGCATCATTTACATTAGGCAAATATTAACGCTCTGAGTCGTCAGCTACTTTTCTGGACAActagtataattttatttctgcaAGCTCTAATTTACACTAAAGCTTCAATGTAGAATGTTAAATGAGCAATAGCAAAGCAGGTTTTATATGTGGCATACAAGAGTATACCGTTTCAAATGGCAACAGGTTAAACAACAGAGAACATAGGGGAGATCTATAAAACCTGTATAAAAGGTAAGATGCAAAATGTCTTGAGCAGTCTAGCTGTGATATTTATTTGGGATCTATCCATGTCTTGACATGTGGAAGGAACAATGAAATGCGCAAAGAAAGATCTGACAGAAATGCAGGCTGAGAATGCTTATAACTGCACTGTCTGGTGTCCAGAGAACTGCTCACTGCGCCGTTGCCCTGGGAAACCAGAGCATCACGATTTCTCCATGGAGACACTCAGTGACTCAGCAGAAAAGAATGAGAGCAGATGGATATGAAAACTGAAGCATGGCACAACACACCATCCATACAACATATGCATTCATACTTCTGCAGCCTATCAAAGTCAAAACATCtaacacaaatacacagaatcccctcccccccaaaaaaacacctttataGTGGCATCCTCTGAGGCAGAGACCATGAGGCTGAACACAGGGTGGAAGATGACGCGTGTGACAGGGCTTCTGTGGCCGCTGAGGGCGTACTTCTCAGGCGGACGTGGGATCCACTCTTTGGGGTCTCGTTTCTGTCCCACCGGGACTCCTAAAGTGATTTCTTCCTTAGCTTCATTTAGTTTGGACTCCAATTCCATTACCTACCAAAAATAAGGAAAAACTGTGATTGATCATCTTAAAAAATTGATACCTGTGCAATTATGTAAGAGTTAAAAGaatgcactaaaatatttttttactgacctttttttgtaatctgatGACTGAAGTCCATTTCTTTTCCAAAAGGCCTGCATACTTCTTGTCCAACTCTTCATTCTGAAGAAATTACAAATAAGAATGAGTCCTAGTAGTgtatctttttcattttgaagctTAGTGTAAAACATGCTATTACCATATCCAATTCTGCCTCCTTCTTAAAAACAGAATATGCTTCCTCATAGCCGTTAGAGCGCAAATAATCTGCTATTGCTCGAtttctgaaagagagagagaggtgattTTATTAGACAAAGAGATGTTGAATCATGCTCCTAAGCCTGTCCTCTACGGGAAAATAATCAGTTTGTGATCGTCACCGAATCCATTAAGATTTAatgcatgtacagtaaatgttcAATGTCGAGACCGCACTTTATCCCATTAGTAGTGACGGCGATGAAGTCAATATTCAGCAGGTCACAATTACAAATCCGTGTGAATTTTGTTAGAGACATCAACACTTGGACTGAAGTTTTGTGAGTGACAATGGCATTCAAATACAGGACTGAATCagctatattatttttacagaatcCAAGAATCAGTCatgaaataacataatttagATAACTTGTGTGCAGAAAAAGATCTAATAGAAGTGACAAATGTCTTTAGCTGCAGTGTGAACAAGGCCATGGTAGATAGTAGCAGACTATGAAAGCTATGTAATTAAAGAACTAGCAAATTCCAAAATTATCTCTCTCAACTCTAAAAACAAATTGTCATTTTCGCTTTCCCTCTCAGTTCAGAAACATGAGTTCTCTCCGAAAGGCACAAAAATATCTTTCTGCCACCACAATGCGCACACAGCTGCAACTGATGTAACTGTGATGTCTACATGGCAATAAGGAGTGCAGTTAGGGCAGTACAACTCTGTAAGAATGTTCATTTCTTATTAATCTTATTATAATGATGGTAGAGActgagggggggaaaaaaaaaaaaagactgggaAGTAACCAAAACACACTGCCCTGGTTGTCATGGACACTCACCACTGAGGATGGAAAAACTCTCAAATGACACAGCAGGAATAGCAAAATGGAGGACTGAGCACTTTCACTCCCGTCTCTCAAAACACAGCCTCTTCTTTTCCCTTCCTGTGCTTCATTATGTAAATGAGACTTTCACCTCTTTTGATGATGGTGAATATTTCATGAGCTGGCCAATGGGCTAAATTTAGACAGTGATGTCAGCACAATTGAGTTTAAGTAACAGTGACTTTTCAGAAGGAAAATGAGGAACTCAAAGTCGTCCACTCATCATAGGCAAAAACTGGAACCAAAGAGCAGCCACCTCATTAAATGTGAATTTCTTATGGTTGTGTGcattttttcccattaaaataCTAATCCCAATTTTATCTACACACAACTGTAAGTCAACCGCCCATAAGCTGGCTTTCCGAAGAGTGCAAACACTGCAAAAGGTTATTGTAATGCCATCAGGCTTCAAAGAACAGTCAGTCTCAAGCCCTTCACTAGTATCTACTCTAAGCTGTGAAAAGGCAGAAGACGGGGAAAATATCCATTACCTATACAATTCACCCTTTTAAATGCCCCATCCAAAACTGGTCCACTATCTTCTACTATTTACTTTGCATCTGCTACAATGCAAAACCTCAACATAAATTTGAGTTGACATCGGAAACATAAGCAGTTTTGAATGTATACACTCTCATTTACACTGTTAACACATTTGCTGTTCCTACTGCTTACATTTTACTGCTGTTGCACTTGTGTGTGATCTCTAAAATTTCCAGATGCTGCACTGCTCTCACAACCGACTTGAGCCTTTGTTGTAACAACATCACGTCATTACCTTTGATTTTTGTGAGGTCACCTTGTGTAGAGCTGAAATTACACTGTAAAGCATGGTTTAATTTCATTGAAGTTATAATTATGTGAGCTGCTGAATTACAATCAACTGGTTAAAGCTTTTTGTGCACAAGCTTCCAGCAATAACTTTCATTCCAAACAAGGCGGTCAGCAAACAAAGACGCATAAAAGTGCTCATCAAGTGTCAAACAGAACTGCCCTTTCACCTACATCATAACAGTTTCTTCATCATTGTCAttctttaaataagtaaatggaGAAATTCAGATTTCCAGTGCACCCAGGACTACCCAGAGACCCCTTGTGCTACGTGATGCGTAAAGAATGCACAAGGATAGTCACGCAATTATGAACCCCTCCTCCACTTCTCGTTTGTGAGgctttatgaaatattaaagctaACTAGCTGTCGCAGGATGCTCCCTGAGGCGCAGCCAGTCATGCTCTTTACTAGTGCACTGAACTGCACTTAATGTTGGGTTTCACAGGGTgaaatcatttcatttgatcACATATCGGTATGTACCCATTTCACAGTACACACTATATTTTCAGGAATACAAGTCGGTATAAGTCAGGATACTGTTAAATTGTAAACATTGTTGAGGAGTGAGGGTAACTAAAACGTTTATGttgtttagctttatttaaacatttacttttaattattgGGATTTTACATAACTTCTGATGCGACTTCTCTCTAAAAAGTGCAATTACGACCCTGTGGTGTTTTTTTGGACAATATTAAGTGACAGAATTTCAAATATGGTAGTACGTTATGGTTATGTGAGAATATACTCACAGTTCGTCTCGTTGCCTCTGTGACAGCACCATTTTGGCAGGTGAGTGGGGGCGCTGTCTCTGCCCCAAGTAGGGAGCTGGTAAACAGTCCCGAGCAGCTCCTCAGCAGGACGAATAGTAGGATGATAATCTCACACTCTGATGCAAACCCACGTCACTTATGTAGCTTGGAGAATTTGTCCACAGTGACACACAAGACAAAATTGATGACCCACTGGAACTAACACCAATTTGATCCACTTGCCATCTGGGGAAAATgagagggggggaaaaaagagaataaTTAGAAAAAGTAACATACAAGATAAAAAATTCTGACTGTAAATGCccctcaattttttttttaaataaatattaaaaaaacctttgcGAACACAATAAAAAGGAGCCTTTATTAATCTATTAGCTTTCATATTCATACTCCAACTTAcatcaaattattaaatcaaacatgACATTCTGACCATGTGCGCTCAACAGAACCCATCACAACCAGCCCTAACATCTACAGTAACATTTAGCCCCTCAATGACATCCAGACTAGAAGTGCTGGAGGTGGGTGGTGCAAAATCTCCTTCGCTAATCCTGAGGGGATGGTGGTCGAATAAAGCAGTTGTCCAGACGAGTAGTGGGGTGTTGGGGACTGAGACAAGACTTTGTAATCCTTTCAGTCGGTTTTGACAGCCTGCAAATATCCACTCTAATCTGTACGATGCAAACTAAAATAGCTTGACAGGTGAAAAATGCCTAATCTGGCCTTTAGAGGGCAAATGAGATGTCCTGACATGTGCCTATGTTTTGGATTTGGAAAACAACACcaacaaatattaatgtttattgcagttcattccaaaaacacaataatacaattttcaCTTCAATAGCCCTTCATCCTTTAAGTTATTTTGTGGTCATTATCAAAACTGTTTAGGAATACCTTATGTCTCTAAATACATATGCATAGTCAATGCATATTCATTTGCCAATCAAAGTGAAaaaatcctttagaaatcacaACAAAATGGCAAACTGTCTCCATTTACTCAtgctcatgtcatttcaaaccagttTGAGCCTCCATTTGTCTATTGGATGCATTCTGATCAATGCTTTTGTACACAAAGCCTAAATGAAATCTGTTCAACAAAGCGACTATGTTTCTTTACATGACCTGGATTAAACTACTTTATTGAGATGAATTACGTAGTCACATTGATGTCTTGTGTGTTAGCTATGAACAAGTCTCATGAATCTGAAATGATGAGTGGAcacattttcagaattattattatt from Puntigrus tetrazona isolate hp1 chromosome 21, ASM1883169v1, whole genome shotgun sequence harbors:
- the pafah1b1b gene encoding lissencephaly-1 homolog B isoform X1 → MVLSQRQRDELNRAIADYLRSNGYEEAYSVFKKEAELDMNEELDKKYAGLLEKKWTSVIRLQKKVMELESKLNEAKEEITLGVPVGQKRDPKEWIPRPPEKYALSGHRSPVTRVIFHPVFSLMVSASEDATIKVWDYEAGDFERTLKGHTDSVQDISFDQTGKLLASCSADMTIKLWDFQGFECIRTMHGHDHNVSSVAIMPNGDHIVSASRDKTMKMWEVATGYCVKTFTGHREWVRMVRPNQDGTLLASCSNDQTVRVWVVATKECKAELREHEHVVECISWAPESAHPTISEATGSENKKSGKPGPFLLSGSRDKTIKMWDISTGMCLMTLVGHDNWVRGVLFHPGGRFVVSCADDKTLRIWDYKNKRCMKTLSAHEHFVTSLDFHKTSPYVVTGSVDQTVKVWECR
- the pafah1b1b gene encoding lissencephaly-1 homolog B isoform X2; translated protein: MKSWTRSMQAFWKRNGLQSSDYKKKVMELESKLNEAKEEITLGVPVGQKRDPKEWIPRPPEKYALSGHRSPVTRVIFHPVFSLMVSASEDATIKVWDYEAGDFERTLKGHTDSVQDISFDQTGKLLASCSADMTIKLWDFQGFECIRTMHGHDHNVSSVAIMPNGDHIVSASRDKTMKMWEVATGYCVKTFTGHREWVRMVRPNQDGTLLASCSNDQTVRVWVVATKECKAELREHEHVVECISWAPESAHPTISEATGSENKKSGKPGPFLLSGSRDKTIKMWDISTGMCLMTLVGHDNWVRGVLFHPGGRFVVSCADDKTLRIWDYKNKRCMKTLSAHEHFVTSLDFHKTSPYVVTGSVDQTVKVWECR